The Xanthomonas sontii genomic sequence GAGTACCGCGCAACTGCAGCGACAGGCGCTGCTCGGCGAGGTGCTGGCCGGCACCGCCCACGGCCAGCACTTGAGCGCCGCCTATTCGCAGTCGCTGGCGACAGACCTGGGCTCGCTGTTCGGCGCTCCGATGCTGCGCCACGACTATCTGCTGCGCGACGCGCTGCTGGAACTGCTCGCCGTCCTGCATCCATCCGCATTGCCGCGGGTGCAGGTGGCCGATCCGCCGGCGGACGCCAGCGCCGCCTTGCTCGATTGCGTGCAGCAGGCCCGCCAGCTCCTGGTCCTGCGCCAGACCCTGCACGCCGCATCCTGATCCTTACGCCTTCCACTGGAGACCTCATGAGCACTGCCGTCCTGCGCCAGCACGCCGAACATCAATACGCCGAGGAACTGGAGGAACTGCGCCGCCAGGACAACCGCCAGCGGCCTGCCAACTGGCAGCTGTCGCCCTGGGCGGTGGTGACCTACCTGCTCGGCGGCACGCTGGAGAACGGCTTCGTGGTCAGCCCCAAGTACATCGGCGACCGCCGCCTGATGGAAGTGGCCGTGGCGACCATCGCCACCGATCGCGCCCTGCTGCTGTTCGGCGTACCGGGCACCGCCAAGTCCTGGGTGTCCGAACACATGACCGCGGCGATCAGCGGCGATTCCACGCTGCTGGTGCAGGGCACCGCCGGCACCAGCGAAGAGCAGATCCGCTACGGCTGGAACTATGCGCAGCTGCTGGCCAACGGGCCCAGCGAGAAGGCGCTGGTGCCGAGCCCGCTGATGCAGGCCATGCGCCTGGGCAAGATCGCCCGCATCGAGGAGCTCACCCGCATTCCGGCCGACGTGCAGGACGCGCTGATCACCGTGCTGTCGGAAAAGACCCTGCCGATCCCGGAGCTGGGCAGCGAAGTGCAGGCGGTGCGCGGCTTCAGCGTGATCGCCACCGCCAACAACCGCGACAAGGGCGTCAACGAACTGTCCAGCGCGCTGAAGCGCCGCTTCAACACCGTGATCCTGCCGGTGCCGTCCAGCGAGGAGGACGAAGTGGCGATCGTGCGCAAGCGCGTGGCCGAAATGGGCGCGGCGCTGGACCTGCCGGCCGAGCCGCCGGCGCTGCAGGAAGTGGCGCGGGTGGTGCGCATCTTCCGCGAGTTGCGCAATGGCGTGACCGAAGACGGCAAGGCCAAGCTGAAGAGCCCGACCGCCACGCTCTCCACCGCCGAGGCCATTTCCGTGATTAACAACGGCATGGCCCTGGCCGGCCATTTCGGCGACGGCGTGTTGCGCCCCGGCGACATGGCCGCCGGCATGATCGGCGCCATCGTCAAGGATCCGGTGCAGGACGCGCTGGTGTGGAAGGAATACCTGGAAACCGTGGTGAAGGAGCGCGAGGACTGGAAGGACCTGTACCGCGCGTTCCGCGAGCAGGCCTGAGCGAGCCGGCCTCGATGAGCGAAGCCATCTCCCTGTTCGGCATTCGCCACCACGGTCCCGGCTGCACGCGCAGCCTGGTGGCCGCGTTGACGGCGTTGCAGCCGGACTGCGTGCTGATCGAAGGGCCGGCAGGTAACGAGGCATTGCTGCCGCACGTGCTGGAGGAGGGCATGCAGCCGCCGGTGGCCCTGCTGTCCTATTGCGTCGACGACCCGCAGTTGGCCGTGTTCCATCCGTATGCGGCGTACTCCCCGGAATGGCAGGCCATGCACTGGGCGCTGCGCAACGGCGTGGCGGTGCGCTTCATGGACGTGCCGCCGGCCTTGACCCTGGAATGGCAGGCGCAGGCGCGTGCCGAGCGCATGGCTGCGCCTGCAGACCAAATGCCGGAACCGGCGGACACGCCGCCACCGGCGCAGGACGACGCCGACGCAGCCGGGGACGAGCGCGCCGAGGTGCGCCCGTCCGATCCGCTGGACTGGCTGGCGCGCGCCGCCGGCCATGCCGACGGCGAGGCCTGGTGGAACCACATGGTGGAAGAGCGGGGCGACGGGCAGGGGCTGTTCGATGCCATCGCCGAGGCCATGGCCGCCGTGCGCGAACACACGCCGGAGCCTCCCGGCCTGCGCGGCGAACACGAGGCCGTGCGCGAAGCCCACATGCGCAGCGCGCTGCGCAGCGCCAGCAAGGCGTTCGCGCGTGTCGCGGTGGTTTGTGGCGCCTGGCATGTGCCGGCGTTGCAGCCGGCCGCGTTGCGCGCCAACAGCGCCACCGCGG encodes the following:
- a CDS encoding AAA family ATPase, which codes for MSTAVLRQHAEHQYAEELEELRRQDNRQRPANWQLSPWAVVTYLLGGTLENGFVVSPKYIGDRRLMEVAVATIATDRALLLFGVPGTAKSWVSEHMTAAISGDSTLLVQGTAGTSEEQIRYGWNYAQLLANGPSEKALVPSPLMQAMRLGKIARIEELTRIPADVQDALITVLSEKTLPIPELGSEVQAVRGFSVIATANNRDKGVNELSSALKRRFNTVILPVPSSEEDEVAIVRKRVAEMGAALDLPAEPPALQEVARVVRIFRELRNGVTEDGKAKLKSPTATLSTAEAISVINNGMALAGHFGDGVLRPGDMAAGMIGAIVKDPVQDALVWKEYLETVVKEREDWKDLYRAFREQA